The following proteins come from a genomic window of Aspergillus oryzae RIB40 DNA, chromosome 4:
- the xlnR gene encoding putative C6 transcription factor (predicted protein), which yields MSTTSIQHFTSSFSPFSSGTQPVGMAQSQTVGLDTLAEGSQYALEQLQLSREANGASAVDGGVPNPLRSSISKPQGQQLYSDESSAQHTQNATTGFRNLPQRDQLAEARSTIRKSSNSGPVRRRISRACDQCNQLRTKCDGQNPCAHCIGSEFGLTCEYARERKKRGKASKKDLAAAAAAVANNGTAPTSNGNTSNDSVSSAKRHTPSDGQSTQEVSGRYDPNFDASRNLATAGQSQLGQHSDMSGMAGMQGSQQTPHSQPSLGGAIDAIHLNHFNTLNDSNRPQMSVPDLRSLQMLHPSGANTRSPSGALPPQGMNSGYNDGAYSLMNASEANHPSINQYRLGNSAENPPAPFLGLSPPAQSPGWLSLPSPSPANFASFSMPPFSSTLRYPVLQPVLPHIASIIPQSLACDLLDVYFTSFSPSHLSPQSPYVVGYIFRKQSFLHPTKPRVCSPGLLASMLWVAAQTSDAAFLTSPPSARGRVCQKLLELTVGLLRPLIHGPAPGETSPNYAANMVINGVALGGFGVSMDQLGAQSSATGAVDDVATYVHLATVISASEYKAASMRWWTAAWSLARELKLGRELPPNAPQPRQDGEPEDDTDVDMSKRNLPPLITSVGGNSGSTILNVTEEEREERRRLWWLLYATDRHLALCYNRPLTLLDKECEGLLQPMNDDLWQAGDFAGATYRQVGPQVECTGHSMFGFFLPLMTILGEIVDLQQAKEHPRFGRVFRNSADWDHQVLEITRQLDTYAQSLKEFEARYTSSLALGAGESEAAIEGSHLDHVSPSGRSTSTAGSRVNESIVHTKMVVAYGTHIMHVLHVLLAGKWDPINLLEDHDLWISSESFIAAMSHAVGAADAAADILEYDPDITFMPFFFGIYLLQGSFLLLLAADKLQGDVSPSVVRACETIVRAHEACVVTLNTEYQRTFRKVMRSALAQVRGRMPEDFGEQQQRRREVLALYRWTGDGSGLAL from the exons ATGTCGACGACCTCGATTCAGCATTTTACGAgctccttctctcctttttcttcaggTACCCAGCCGGTCGGAATGGCGCAATCTCAGACGGTAGGGCTGGACACGCTCGCCGAGGGTTCGCAATACGCGCTGGAGCAACTGCAGCTGTCGCGAGAAGCCAATGGGGCCAGTGCCGTTGACGGTGGAGTTCCTAACCCTCTTAGAAGCTCAATCTCCAAACCCCAAGGTCAGCAGCTTTACAGCGACGAATCCTCCGCCCAGCACACCCAGAACGCAACCACCGGATTCAGAAACCTGCCTCAACGGGACCAACTGGCAGAGGCTCGCTCGACGATCCGCAAAAGTTCAAACTCCGGCCCCGTCCGCCGAAGAATCAGTCGAGCATGTGATCAGTGTAATCAGCTTCGGACGAAGTGCGATGGGCAAAACCCATGTGCGCATTGCATTGGTAGTG AATTTGGCCTGACTTGTGAATATGCTCGAGAACGCAAAAAACGTGGCAAAGCATCCAAAAAGGATCTCGCTGCGGCTGCCGCCGCCGTAGCCAACAATGGCACCGCGCCGACGTCAAACGGCAATACATCCAACGATTCTGTATCGTCAGCTAAAAGGCACACCCCTTCGGATGGTCAATCAACGCAAGAGGTCAGCGGCAGGTACGATCCGAATTTTGATGCCTCCCGGAATCTGGCGACAGCGGGACAATCGCAATTAGGACAGCACTCGGATATGTCAGGTATGGCGGGGATGCAGGGCTCACAACAGACCCCGCACTCTCAACCATCCCTGGGTGGTGCAATCGATGCCATTCACTTGAATCACTTCAACACTCTTAATGATTCCAACCGACCGCAGATGTCTGTTCCCGACCTTCGTTCATTACAGATGCTACATCCATCCGGCGCAAATACCCGGTCTCCGTCGGGAGCACTGCCACCTCAAGGGATGAATTCCGGCTATAATGACGGCGCTTATTCTCTGATGAACGCATCAGAAGCAAATCAcccatcaatcaaccaatacCGACTGGGGAACTCTGCTGAAAACCCTCCGGCACCTTTTCTAGGCTTATCACCCCCGGCGCAATCACCAGGATGGCTATCACTACCTTCGCCATCCCCTGCAAACTTCGCGTCCTTTAGCATGCCTCCATTTTCCAGCACCTTGCGGTACCCTGTCCTCCAGCCCGTCCTCCCTCATATCGCGTCGATCATTCCTCAGTCATTGGCCTGTGATCTCCTCGATGTCTATTTCACCAgcttctccccttcccacTTGTCGCCGCAATCCCCGTATGTGGTCGGGTACATCTTCCGAAAACAATCGTTTCTCCATCCCACAAAGCCAAGGGTATGTAGTCCTGGCCTATTGGCTAGTATGCTATGGGTTGCCGCACAGACGAGCGATGCAGCGTTCCTGACATCTCCGCCGTCGGCTCGGGGCAGAGTATGCCAAAAACTTTTGGAACTCACGGTTGGCCTACTCCGGCCGCTGATCCATGGACCCGCCCCTGGGGAAACATCTCCCAACTACGCTGCTAATATGGTCATCAACGGGGTAGCTCTGGGCGGCTTTGGGGTCTCCATGGACCAACTTGGCGCGCAAAGTAGCGCAACAGGTGCCGTAGATGACGTTGCCACCTATGTCCACTTAGCGACTGTGATCTCTGCCAGCGAATATAAGGCAGCTAGTATGCGTTGGTGGACGGCAGCATGGTCTCTCGCTCGCGAATTGAAGTTGGGACGTGAATTGCCGCCGAATGCCCCCCAGCCGAGACAGGACGGCGAGCCTGAGGACGATACAGATGTGGACATGTCAAAACGtaatctccctcctcttATCACATCGGTCGGGGGTAACTCTGGAAGCACGATCCTCAATGTCACTGAGGAGGAACGAGAAGAACGTCGGCGTCTTTGGTGGTTGCTCTATGCAACAGATCGCCACTTAGCGCTCTGCTATAACCGCCCTCTGACATTACTGGACAAGGAGTGTGAAGGACTCCTTCAGCCAATGAATGATGACTTGTGGCAGGCTGGCGATTTTGCTGGTGCCACTTACCGGCAGGTAGGCCCCCAGGTAGAGTGTACAGGACACAGCATGTTCGGTTTCTTCCTACCCTTGATGACGATCTTGGGTGAAATTGTCGATCTCCAACAGGCAAAGGAACATCCCAGGTTTGGTCGTGTCTTCCGGAATAGTGCAGACTGGGACCACCAAGTGCTGGAGATTACCCGTCAACTGGATACATATGCTCAGAGCCTGAAAGAATTCGAGGCTCGTTACACTAGCAGTCTAGCTCTTGGGGCAGGGGAAAGTGAGGCCGCCATAGAAGGATCTCATTTAGACCATGTGAGCCCATCTGGCCGTTCGACCAGTACGGCTGGGTCGAGGGTGAACGAGTCCATCGTGCATACGAAAATGGTAGTCGCCTATGGAACCCACATTATGCACGTTCTACACGTCCTGTTGGCCGGGAAATGGGACCCTATCAATTTGCTTGAGGATCATGATCTCTGGATATCTTCGGAGTCGTTCATAGCCGCAATGAGTCATGCGGTCGGCGCTGCTGATGCTGCAGCGGACATATTAGAGTACGATCCAGATATAACTTTTatgccctttttcttcggaaTATATCTACTGCAAGGCAGTTTTCTGCTACTACTAGCAGCCGATAAGCTTCAGGGTGATGTCAGTCCCAGTGTCGTTCGCGCGTGCGAGACAATTGTTCGTGCACACGAGGCTTGCGTCGTGACATTGAATACTGAGTATCAG AGGACATTCCGCAAGGTTATGCGTTCGGCTTTAGCGCAGGTTCGTGGGCGCATGCCTGAAGATTTTGGTGAACAGCAGCAACGTAGGCGAGAAGTGCTAGCCCTCTACCGCTGGACCGGTGATGGCAGTGGTCTTGCACTATGA